From a single Accipiter gentilis chromosome 8, bAccGen1.1, whole genome shotgun sequence genomic region:
- the TAL1 gene encoding T-cell acute lymphocytic leukemia protein 1, which yields MTMDRPPAPPPPSDPRDARPPRRHDSEAESTNEPESSRGGMEAPADPQLLLNGASKEAGRPSPGPPAAPVPVIELVRRGGSLDIKSREAAGEAMQRAPGAEPCRAAEAACEARMVQLSPPALPLQPPGRAMLYNLGQPLATINSGFFGEPDSFSMYGSNRVKRRPSPYEMEITDGPHTKVVRRIFTNSRERWRQQNVNGAFAELRKLIPTHPPDKKLSKNEILRLAMKYINFLAKLLNDQEEEGNQRGKVNKDSGIVQEDLLQDMLSPNSSCGSSLDGAASPDSFTEEHETLDSKHTRSLHHAILPVEGNAQR from the exons AT GACGATGGAcaggccgcccgccccgccgccccccagtGACCCCCGCGatgcccgccccccccggcgGCACGACTCGGAAGCGGAGAGCACGAACGAGCCGGAGAGCAGCCGCGGGGGCATGGAGGCGCCGGCGGACCCCCAGCTGCTGCTCAACGGGGCGTCCAAGGAGGCGGGCCGGCCCTCCCccgggccccccgccgcccccgtgCCCGTCATCGAGCTGGTGCGCCGGGGGGGCTCCCTGGACATAAAAagccgggaggcggcgggggaggcgaTGCAGAGAGCGCCGGGAGCCGAGCCGTGCCGCGCCGCCGAGGCCGCCTGCGAGGCCCGCATGGTGCAGCTGAGCCCCCCCGCCCTCCCGCTGCAGCCCCCCGGCAGGGCCATGCTCTACAACCTGGGCCAGCCGCTGGCCACCATCAACAG CGGGTTTTTCGGCGAACCGGACTCCTTCTCTATGTACGGCAGCAACCGGGTGAAGAGGAGACCCTCTCCCTACGAGATGGAGATCACCGACG GTCCTCATACGAAAGTGGTTCGTCGCATTTTTACCAATAGCCGGGAGAGGTGGAGACAGCAGAACGTCAACGGAGCCTTTGCAGAGCTTCGCAAACTCATCCCCACCCACCCGCCCGACAAAAAACTGAGCAAGAACGAGATTTTGCGCCTGGCTATGAAATACATCAACTTCCTGGCCAAGCTGCTCAACGaccaggaggaagaaggaaaccaAAGGGGCAAAGTGAACAAAGACTCTGGGATAGTCCAGGAAGACCTCCTGCAGGACATGTTGTCTCCTAACTCTAGCTGTGGAAGTTCTTTAGACGGAGCGGCAAGCCCGGACAGCTTCACGGAAGAGCACGAAACACTAGATTCGAAGCACACGCGGAGCCTGCACCACGCCATTCTCCCTGTAGAAGGCAACGCGCAGCGGTGA